GCGCTCATCGGCATGGCGTCGCAGTTCGTGCTGCGCGCGCAATCGATCGCGTTTCCCTTCCTGGCGTTCTTCCCGCTGGTGCTCTCCGGCGATGTGCGCGCTCCGCGTCGTACCACCTGGCTGCTGCTGCCGGCGGCGATACTGTGGGCCAACGTGCACGGATCGGTGCTGTTGGCACCGGTGTTCGCGGTGCTCGCGGCAGTGGCCCGCATGCTCGACGCCGTTCGCGAGCATCGCCCGGTCGCCGGGCGGCTGCTGGTCCGCGACGTCGTGCTCACGCTCAGCCTCACGCTCGCCGTGTTCATCACGCCGTACGGCAGCGACGTCGTACGCTACTACGAGCAGACCGTCGGCAATCCCGCGTTCCGCGAGTACATCAGTGAGTGGTATCCGCTGTCGTTCGAGCGCGTCCCGGCGGCTACGTTGTTCGTGTGCGCGGTCGTTGTGCTGGTCGTGCGCGGAGCGCGCACGATGGAAAGCTTCACGCTGCTCACCATCGGGTTGCTGAGTGCCATGGCCATCATGTCAGCGCGCTATGCCACACCGTTGGCGCTGGCGGCAATCGGCCTTTTGCCGGTCGTGCTGGACGAGGCCCTGGGTTCACGGATCCGCATCGAACCCGATGCCCTGTTGCGACGGGTGTCGCGGATTGGCGTGCCTGCCGCCGCGGGTCTGTTGCTGTTCGGCGTGCCGCTGCTCTCGCACTATACGCTCAATCGACCCGACGGCATCCGGCTCAGCGATCAGGTGGCGCGTGAGGCCATCCCCGGACGGCGCCTGCTGGTGGATGAAGTGCAGGCCGACCGTCTGCTCTGGTATCACCCGTCGCTGATCGGACGCGTGGCGCATGACGTGCGCGTGGAGACGCTACCGATCTCGTATCTCGACTCCCTCGGGCGCACGTACGCGCGGCCCGACGGGCGGCTGGCCGCGGCGTTCCTCGGTGGTTTCGATCTGGTGGTGGTCGACCGTCGGGTGCACGAGCAGCTGGCGATCCACCTCGAGCATGACCCCGGCTACGTCGAATTCGGGCGGGATGCCGACGTGAGCGCCTTCCTGCGACGTTGACACTTCCCGGCGCGGTTGCCGTACGGATGATTACTTCCTAATGTCTACGCGTCCCGGTCTCTCGCGAACGGGGCGCGTTCGCATGTCGGCATCGTGATCTTCACCCTCCTCGGTTACCGGAGCGGCTTCCATGTCCTTGGGCGATTTTCTCCGCAAGCAGTTCATCGACGTCATCCAGTGGACCGAATCCGGTCCCGGCGTCCTCATGTATCGCTTCCCGATGCAGGACATGGAGATCCAGAGCGGCGGCAAGCTGACCGTTCGGGAATCACAGCTCGCGCTCTTCGTCAACGAAGGTCGTGCTGCCGACCTGTTCGCACCGGGGCTGCACACCCTCGTCACGGCGAATCTTCCGCTGCTCACGAATCTCCAGAACTGGGACAAGGCGTTTCAGTCTCCGTTCAAGAGCGACGTGTACTTCTTCTCCACCCGCGTGCAAACGGGACAGCGGTGGGGCACGCAGCAGCCGATCACGATCCGTGACAAGGAGTTCGGCGCGGTACGCCTGCGCGCGTTCGGCATGTTCGCGTTCCGCGTATCCGATGCGGCCGTGTTTCAGGCGAAGGTCGGCGCCACGGATGCCGAGTACACGGTCGCACAGATCGATCCGGCGCTTCGCAACGCGATCATGAGCGGTTTCACCTCGGCGTTCGCCAACGCGCAGGTGCCGTTCCTCGACATGGCGGCCAATCAGGCGGAGCTCGCCAAGCAGATCGCGACCGCGGTGCAGCCGGCGTTCGCCGAACTCGGTCTCGCGCTCGAGTCGTTCACGGTCGAGAACTTGTCGCTCCCCGACGAGCTGCAGAAGCGTCTCGACGAGCGCATCTCGATGAACATGATCGGCGACCTGCGCCAGTACACGCAGTTTCAAGCGGCCCAGTCGATTCCCATCGCCGCGGCCAATCAGGGTGGCATGGCGGGTTTGGCTGCTGGTATCGGTGCCGGCGTCGGGCTTGGCGGCATCGTGAGTGACGCCATGCGTGGCGCCACGGGAACGCCCGCGCCGGCGGCGCCGGCCAACGCGGCGATCGGCGCCGGTGCTGCTGGTGCGGCCGGTGCTGCAGCCGGCGCCAGCGCCGGAGACGCCCTCACCGGCGACACCAAGTTCTGCATGAATTGCGGAGCCAAGCTCCCCGCGGCGGCCAAGTTCTGTTCGTCCTGCGGCGCGCCGCAGGGCTGACGCGGCGACCGCCCATCATCACGCACAGTCACGCGTCTCGCGTGCACACGCCGGTGCACCACACTGGCCGCGAATGGATCGTCGACGCGTACGGATGCGATCCCGTGCGCCTCGCTGATCCGGCCTCGCTGCGCGCGCTGTTCGACGCCATCGTGAACGACCTGTCGCTGCATCCGGTGGCCGACGCCGTGTGGCATCAGTTTCCCGCGCCCGCCGGCATCACGGGCTTGCTCATGCTGGCCGAGTCGCACCTTACCGTGCACACGTTTCCGGAGCACGCGTCGGCGTGCCTCAACCTGTTTTGCTGCACGCCGCGCGCCGCGTGGGACTGGGAGGCGCGGCTCGCCACGCTCCTTGGCGCGCAGACGGTGCGTGTGCGCGAGCTCGCGCGCGAGTACGCCACTGTTCCGGCCATCGTCGAGGCGCTCCGGTGACCGTGCCGCAGCCCCATGGCGTGGTCTGCCCGAACTGTGGCGCACCCGTGCGCTTTCTGTGGGCGCAGGCGGTGCAGACCACCTGTGCCTACTGTCGGTCGGTGCTGGTACGCCGCGATCTCGACCTGACCAAGCTCGGTACACAAGCCGACTTCCCCGCCACCGGCTCGCCGATCCAGATCGGGACCGAAGGCATGTGGCTCGATCAGCGATTCGTCGTGGTCGGACGCATCGCCTACGGCTGGGCGCGTGGCAAATGGAACGAGTGGCATTGTGTGCTCGGCGACGGCGCCAGTGCCTGGCTCTCTGATGCCCAGCTCGAGTACGCGATGACGATTGCCGCGCCGTCGGACTTCGAGGTGCCCGCCGTGATGAAAGTGCGGGTGGGCGAGACCTACTTCTGGAACGATACGCCTTACGAAGTCGCCACGATCACCGAGGCCCGCTATCTCGGTACCGAAGGCGAGCTCCCGTTCACCACATGGGAGAAGTCGTCCTGCCTGTTCATCGACTTGCTCAACGCGCAGCACGGACTCGCGACCATTGACGGCTCGGAAGCACCGCCGATGCTGTTCCTCGGTGAGTACGTGAACTTCGACGATCTGCGCTTCCAGAATCTGCGGGAGTTCGAAGGATGGTAGCGCCCTTCGAGACGCCGACCGCGCGCGTGCCCAAGGCCGCCGGATTCAACTGTCCCTCCTGCGGGGCGGCCATCGAGCTGCACGCACAAGGCTGGGCCGTGTCGGTCGTGTGCGGTGCCTGCGGCGCGCAGCTCGACGCCACCGACGAGAATCTCAAGGTGCTGCAGTACGGCGAGCGCGTGACCGCCAAGCCGCGCATCCCGCTCGGTACGCGCGGCACCTGGAAGGGCGCGCCGTGGGAGGTGATCGGTTTTCAGGTCGTCACCATCAGCGTCGAGGGCACCGACTACTCGTGGACCGAGTACGTCTGCTTCAATCCGTTTCGTGGCTTCCTGTATCTCTCCGAGTACGAGGGACATTGGAACGTCATCGAGAAGTTGCGGCGGCGTCCGGAGCGCGAAGCCGGCGGCGCCCGCCCGACGGTCGAATTGAACGGCACGACGTACAAGCACTTTCAGACCGCCACCGCCTACACCACCGCCGCCCTCGGTGAGTTCCCGTGGGAGCTGCGCATGGGCGACCACGTGGTGAGCCGTGACTTCGTGGCGCCGCCGTATATCCTGAGCGCGGAAGCATCGGGTAACGAGATCACGTGGTCGTTGGGCACGTACACGCCTCCCGAGGTCATTCAGAAGGCGTTCGGGCTGACGAAGCCGCTCATGCAGCCCATCGGCGTGTTCGCGAATCAGCCCAATCCACACGCGAATACGCCGAAGCGTTTGCTGGAGCGGTTCGCGCTGTCGCTGATCGCGCTGGTGGTGCTGCTGATCCTCAACGTCACGCTCGCGAGCAATCGCACCGTCTTCGAGCGGTCGTTCACGTTCTCGCGCGCACAGGAAGAACAGGCCTCGGTGACCGATGTCTTCGACCTCGACGGACGCACGTCGAACGTGGCCATCGATCTCGAGTCCGATCTCGACAACGACTGGCTCTTTCTCGTGCTGTCGCTGATCAACGAGACCACCGGCGAAACCCGCGAGGTCACCCGGCAGCTCAGCTACTATCACGGCTCCGACAGCGACGGCTCGTGGACCGAGGGCGATAGGCGCGAGACGGTGCGCATCGCGTCCGTGCCGGCCGGACGCTATTTCCTGCGGGTGCAGGCGGAAGGCGGCGAACCGGCCAAGTCGTCGGCGTCGTACATCATGCGCGTCCGCCGCGACGCGCCACATTACGGATTCTACGGCATCGCCGTGCTGGCGCTGCTGGTCCCCGTCGTGCTCTCCGTCTTTCCCGCCGCCAGCTTCGAAAGTCGACGCTGGGCGGAGAGCGATCACGCCCCCACGTCCAGCAGTGACAGCGATGACGATGAGTAGAGGACTACGCTGATGGGCGCGCGCATCTACACCCTGTGGGCAGTCGCTGTGCTCGCGCTGCTGGGCACCGCCCAGTACCGCGGCTGGAGTCTGACTCGCGCCAATGAGTCCCGCAACAACCCCCGGTCGGTCCGCGACAATCCCGGCGCGTATCGCTCCTCGTACTACATCCCGGGGCGCACGCTCCGCGGCAAGTGAGGCTCCTGTAATGGACCAGTTCTTTCAGAACGTGCTCAACTCCGCCGCCTACGCGCTGATCGGCGTCGTGATGTTCGGCCTCGCGTTCGTCGTCATGGACGTGCTCACCCCTGGTAAACTGTGGGATGAGATCAGCGAAAAGCGAAACACCGCCGCCGCCATTCTTATCGGCTCGGTAGCGATTGCGATTGGCATCATCGTCGCCGCCGCGATTCACTAAGTGCCCCTCGCACTATTCATCTCTGTTTGTCTCATCGCCGCCTGTGGGCTCATCTATGAGCTCGTAGCCGGCGCGCTCGCGTCGTACCTGCTCGGCGATAGCGTCACGCAATTCTCGACGATCATCGGCACGTACCTGTTCGCGATGGGCATCGGCAGTTGGCTGTCGCGCTTCGTGGCACGCGGATTGGTCACGCGGTTCGTGGTCGTGGAAATGTTGGTCGGTGTCGTGGGTGGCCTGTCGTCGCTGCTGCTCTTTCTCGCCTTCGCCTACACCGAAGCGTTCCGCCCCACGCTCTACGGCATCGTGCTGCTCATCGGTATTCTCGTCGGGCTCGAGATTCCGCTGCTGATGCGCATTCTGCAGGACCGGTTCAGCTTCAAGGATGTGGTCGCGAACGTGCTCACGTTCGACTACATCGGCGCGCTCTTCGCCTCGCTGCTGTTCCCGCTGCTGCTGGTGCCGCGCCTTGGGCTCGTGCGGTCGGCGCTGCTGTTCGGTGTGATCAACGTGATGGTGGGCCTCTGGAGCACGTGGCTGTTCCGCGATGTGCTGCCGCGCAAGAATTGGCTACGCGCCGGTGGCGCCGTGGCGTTGCTCATCCTCGGTGCAGGATTATGGAAAGGGCAGCGCATCACGACGCTCGCCGAAGAGGGCATGTACGCCGACCCGATCATCCTGGCCAAGGACACGCGCTATCAGCGCATCGTGCTCACCAGCTGGAAGGATGATCTGCGGCTCTATCTGAATGGCCACCTGCAGTTCGCCTCGCGCGACGAGTACCGCTATCACGAGGCGCTCGTTCACCCCGGACTGTCGGCCGCGACGGCGCGCGGTCGTGTGTTGGTGCTGGGCGGCGGCGACGGACTCGCCGTGCGCGAGATCCTCAAGTATCCCGACGTGCAGCAGATCACGCTGGTCGATCTTGACGAAGGCATGACGGCGCTTTTCCAGCAGCATCCGCGACTCACCGGCCTCAACGCCGGCTCGCTGACCGATGCGCGCGTGAAGGTGGTGAACGCCGACGCCTTCACCTGGCTCGACAGCTCCGCCGTGCAGTTCGACTTCGTGGTGATCGACTTTCCCGATCCGTCCAACTACCACGTGGGCAAGCTGTACACCAGCGCGTTCTATCGCCTCGTGAAACAGCATATCGCGCCCGGCGGATTTCTCGTGGTGCAGAGCACGTCGCCGATGTTCGCGCGACAGTCATTCTGGAGCATCGTCACCACACTCGAAGGGGCCGGCCTTCGTACGTGGCCGTATCACGTGTACGTGCCGAGCTTTGGCGAGTGGGGCTTCGTGATTGCGGGGCTCACCAGCTACGCGCCGCCGGCGACGCTCCCCGCTGGTCTTCGCTATCTCACGGCGTCGAGCGTGCCCGCGCTGTTCGACTTTCCGGCCGACATGCAGCGGGTACCGGCGCTGGCCAACCGACTGAATGACCAGGTGCTCGTTCGCTACTACGAGCACGAGTTCGACGCGATCAATCGGTGAGCATGTTCCGATGAGCACCACGCGTCGCGAGTTCCTGCACGCCCTCGGTGTCATCGCGGCGGCACCGGCGCTGGTGGGCCTCACCGGAAAGGGGCGTGTCATCGGCGGCGGCTTCGTGCCCGATGGCAGCGCCCAGGGCCACCTCCTGCGCGATGGCGCCGCACGGGCTCGGCTTCGCACGAGTGCCACGCGACGGGCCGAGCGCCGTGTGAAGGTCGCCATCGTCGGTGGCGGCATGGGTGGCCTCTCCGCCGCGTGGCGACTCGATGGGCTCGGCATGCACGACTGGACGCTCCTCGAGATGGACGCGCGCACCGGCGGCAACGCACGCTCGGCCGACTATCGCGGGCAGCGCGCGCCATGGGGAGCGCACTACGTGCCCGTGCCGTCGCACGACGCCGTGCACGTACGTCAACTGTTTCGCGAACTCGGCGTGCTCAGTGCCGACGGCGTATGGGACGAGCGCGTGCTCTGCCACACACCGCAAGAGCGGATCTGGCAGCACGGGCGCTGGCACGAAGGGCTCGAACCCACCGACGCCATGTCGCGCGCACATCGCGAGCAGTTCCGCCTCTTCGAGGAGCGTATCGGCGAGTGGCGGGCGACGGGCATGTTCAGCGTGCCGAGCGCCGAGGGACATGCGCGTCGACTCGCCGCGCAACGCGCCGGTGGCGCGGCCGCCAAGCAGGCGGCGGCGGTTGGCGCGCTGGATGCGCAGACGGCGCAGGAGTGGATGACGCGGGAGGGCTTCGACGCCCCAGCGCTGCGCTGGTGGGTGGAGTACGGCACGCGCGACGACTACGGCGCCTCGCTCACTCAGGCCAGCGCGTGGGCGGCCGTCCACTACTTCGCCGGTCGCGACAAGGACGAACAGGGGCCGCTCACCTGGCCGGAAGGCAATGACTACATCGCCCAGCAACTCACGCAGCGATTATCGGCTCGTCGTCATACCGACGGGCGCGCGCGCATCGTGACCGGCGCCCCGGCCTGGAACGTCGCGCGCAGCGGCACGAAGTGGATTGTCGATACGCCCACGGAACGCATCACGGCCGATGTGGTGATCTGGTGCGCCCCGCTCTTCGTGCTGCCACGGGTCTGCGACGCGGTCACGCTCCCCGTGACGCACGAGTATGCGCCGTGGGTCGTCGCCAACATCGTGATCGACCGGCCGCCGGCGTCCGTTGGCGCGCAGCTGGCGTGGGACAACGTGATCTACGGCAGCCGCTCACTGGGCTACGTGAATGCCGCCCATCAGGGGCTCGGCACGCCGCCCGATCGTACCGTGTGGACGTGGTACCACGCCGTGGTCGATCGCCCTGCGCGCGAGGCGCGGCAGTACCTGCAGCAGCGCCCTTGGACGGCGTGGCGCGACGAGATCCTGGCCGATCTCGGGCGCGCCCACGGCGACATCGCCGATTGCGTGGCCCGCATCGACATCATGCGCTGGGGACACGCCATGGCTCGCCCCACGCCCGGTATACTCGGCCGCGTAGCCGCACTGAACGCCTGGCAGCCAGCGCCGCGCATGTACGTGGCCCACGCCGATCTCAGCGGCCTGAGCCTCTTCGAGGAGGCGCAGTGGCACGGCGTACACGCCGCCGACTCGGCGTTCGCTGCCCTTGTATGTCTCCACGGTCCACGATTTCTCGTGCATCTTCAGGGTCGCGGCAGCTCGTTGCTCCCCAGGGCCCGTTGAGCCCGAAGCCTAGTGTGAGCGCCGCGTCACTGATCGCCACCAGCCCGAACCGCTACTTGGGGTTCGACCCCGTATCTCACAAGGCCGGGCGCGCGCGATCACGACCGCGTGAGGAGACCATGAGCTTCATCGGCATTGATGTCAGCGCGAAGACGTTGGACGTGGCGGTCGAGGGCGGCGCCACGTGGCAAGTGACGAATGATGCGGCCGGACTGGCCACGCTGCTCGCGCAGCTGGGGCCGCTCGCGCCGGACCTCATCGTCGTCGAGCCCACGGGGCGGTATCACCAGCTGCTGGCCACGACATGCATCCAAGCGGGGCTGCCCGTCGCCGTGGTGAATCCGCGGCAGGTGCGCGACTTCGCGCGCAGCATGGGGCAGCTTGCGAAAACAGATCGCCTCGACGCCGCGCTGCTGGCGCGGTATGCCGCGCGCGTGCAGCCGGTGCCGCGGGCGCTGCCGGACGAGGCGACGCGAGAACTGGCCGCCCTGGTGGATCGTCGCCGCCAGCTCGTCGACATGCTGAAAGCGGAGCGCCAACGCCTTGAGCACGCGCGGGCGAGTGTGCGCGGCAGTCTCACGCAGCACATCCGCTTTCTTGAACAGGCGCTGGCCGACGCGAACACGGATCTGGATCAGTGGATCGAACAGAGTCCGGTGTGGCAGGCCCAGGACGCGCTCTTGCAAAGTGTCCCCGGCGTCGGCGCGCAGACCGCGCATCTGCTGCTCGCGCATCTGCCGGAGCTCGGGACGCTCTCGCGGCGCGCCATCGCCAAGCTCGTCGGCATCGCCCCGCTGGCGAACGATTCAGGGCGCTTCCGCGGCCAGCGGAGCTGCTGGGGCGGGCGCGCGGAGGTCCGCCACATGCTGTACATGGCGGCGCTCACGGGGGCCCGCCACAACCCGGTCCTGCGCGACTGCTACCAGAGGCTGCTCGCCGCCGGCAAACCACCCAAGCTTGCCCTGATGGCCTGCATGCGTCGCCTGCTCGTCATCTTGAAC
This region of Gemmatimonas groenlandica genomic DNA includes:
- a CDS encoding SPFH domain-containing protein, whose translation is MSLGDFLRKQFIDVIQWTESGPGVLMYRFPMQDMEIQSGGKLTVRESQLALFVNEGRAADLFAPGLHTLVTANLPLLTNLQNWDKAFQSPFKSDVYFFSTRVQTGQRWGTQQPITIRDKEFGAVRLRAFGMFAFRVSDAAVFQAKVGATDAEYTVAQIDPALRNAIMSGFTSAFANAQVPFLDMAANQAELAKQIATAVQPAFAELGLALESFTVENLSLPDELQKRLDERISMNMIGDLRQYTQFQAAQSIPIAAANQGGMAGLAAGIGAGVGLGGIVSDAMRGATGTPAPAAPANAAIGAGAAGAAGAAAGASAGDALTGDTKFCMNCGAKLPAAAKFCSSCGAPQG
- a CDS encoding S-adenosylmethionine decarboxylase family protein, whose product is MHHTGREWIVDAYGCDPVRLADPASLRALFDAIVNDLSLHPVADAVWHQFPAPAGITGLLMLAESHLTVHTFPEHASACLNLFCCTPRAAWDWEARLATLLGAQTVRVRELAREYATVPAIVEALR
- a CDS encoding DUF4178 domain-containing protein encodes the protein MTVPQPHGVVCPNCGAPVRFLWAQAVQTTCAYCRSVLVRRDLDLTKLGTQADFPATGSPIQIGTEGMWLDQRFVVVGRIAYGWARGKWNEWHCVLGDGASAWLSDAQLEYAMTIAAPSDFEVPAVMKVRVGETYFWNDTPYEVATITEARYLGTEGELPFTTWEKSSCLFIDLLNAQHGLATIDGSEAPPMLFLGEYVNFDDLRFQNLREFEGW
- a CDS encoding DUF4178 domain-containing protein, producing MVAPFETPTARVPKAAGFNCPSCGAAIELHAQGWAVSVVCGACGAQLDATDENLKVLQYGERVTAKPRIPLGTRGTWKGAPWEVIGFQVVTISVEGTDYSWTEYVCFNPFRGFLYLSEYEGHWNVIEKLRRRPEREAGGARPTVELNGTTYKHFQTATAYTTAALGEFPWELRMGDHVVSRDFVAPPYILSAEASGNEITWSLGTYTPPEVIQKAFGLTKPLMQPIGVFANQPNPHANTPKRLLERFALSLIALVVLLILNVTLASNRTVFERSFTFSRAQEEQASVTDVFDLDGRTSNVAIDLESDLDNDWLFLVLSLINETTGETREVTRQLSYYHGSDSDGSWTEGDRRETVRIASVPAGRYFLRVQAEGGEPAKSSASYIMRVRRDAPHYGFYGIAVLALLVPVVLSVFPAASFESRRWAESDHAPTSSSDSDDDE
- a CDS encoding DUF350 domain-containing protein, whose translation is MDQFFQNVLNSAAYALIGVVMFGLAFVVMDVLTPGKLWDEISEKRNTAAAILIGSVAIAIGIIVAAAIH
- a CDS encoding polyamine aminopropyltransferase encodes the protein MPLALFISVCLIAACGLIYELVAGALASYLLGDSVTQFSTIIGTYLFAMGIGSWLSRFVARGLVTRFVVVEMLVGVVGGLSSLLLFLAFAYTEAFRPTLYGIVLLIGILVGLEIPLLMRILQDRFSFKDVVANVLTFDYIGALFASLLFPLLLVPRLGLVRSALLFGVINVMVGLWSTWLFRDVLPRKNWLRAGGAVALLILGAGLWKGQRITTLAEEGMYADPIILAKDTRYQRIVLTSWKDDLRLYLNGHLQFASRDEYRYHEALVHPGLSAATARGRVLVLGGGDGLAVREILKYPDVQQITLVDLDEGMTALFQQHPRLTGLNAGSLTDARVKVVNADAFTWLDSSAVQFDFVVIDFPDPSNYHVGKLYTSAFYRLVKQHIAPGGFLVVQSTSPMFARQSFWSIVTTLEGAGLRTWPYHVYVPSFGEWGFVIAGLTSYAPPATLPAGLRYLTASSVPALFDFPADMQRVPALANRLNDQVLVRYYEHEFDAINR
- a CDS encoding NAD(P)/FAD-dependent oxidoreductase, which encodes MSTTRREFLHALGVIAAAPALVGLTGKGRVIGGGFVPDGSAQGHLLRDGAARARLRTSATRRAERRVKVAIVGGGMGGLSAAWRLDGLGMHDWTLLEMDARTGGNARSADYRGQRAPWGAHYVPVPSHDAVHVRQLFRELGVLSADGVWDERVLCHTPQERIWQHGRWHEGLEPTDAMSRAHREQFRLFEERIGEWRATGMFSVPSAEGHARRLAAQRAGGAAAKQAAAVGALDAQTAQEWMTREGFDAPALRWWVEYGTRDDYGASLTQASAWAAVHYFAGRDKDEQGPLTWPEGNDYIAQQLTQRLSARRHTDGRARIVTGAPAWNVARSGTKWIVDTPTERITADVVIWCAPLFVLPRVCDAVTLPVTHEYAPWVVANIVIDRPPASVGAQLAWDNVIYGSRSLGYVNAAHQGLGTPPDRTVWTWYHAVVDRPAREARQYLQQRPWTAWRDEILADLGRAHGDIADCVARIDIMRWGHAMARPTPGILGRVAALNAWQPAPRMYVAHADLSGLSLFEEAQWHGVHAADSAFAALVCLHGPRFLVHLQGRGSSLLPRAR
- a CDS encoding IS110 family transposase; protein product: MSFIGIDVSAKTLDVAVEGGATWQVTNDAAGLATLLAQLGPLAPDLIVVEPTGRYHQLLATTCIQAGLPVAVVNPRQVRDFARSMGQLAKTDRLDAALLARYAARVQPVPRALPDEATRELAALVDRRRQLVDMLKAERQRLEHARASVRGSLTQHIRFLEQALADANTDLDQWIEQSPVWQAQDALLQSVPGVGAQTAHLLLAHLPELGTLSRRAIAKLVGIAPLANDSGRFRGQRSCWGGRAEVRHMLYMAALTGARHNPVLRDCYQRLLAAGKPPKLALMACMRRLLVILNTMMKTGRHWTVPTLSTP